DNA from Parageobacillus thermoglucosidasius:
GCCAATGGCTTGTTGTTTGCCCCATATTTGGTCGGGGAACGCACTCCTTATGCCGATGCCGATATCCGCGCCTCCTTTATCGGGATCGACTCTTCGCAAACGAAATGGGATTTTGCGCGTGCAGTGATGGAAGGAATCACTTTTTCGCTAAATGAATCAGTGGAGATGATAAAGGCGAGCGGAAAAACGGTCGAGTCGGTCGTTTCCATCGGCGGGGGAGCAAAAAGCAGGGAATGGCTGCAATTGCAGGCAGACATCTTTGCGATCCCGGTGGAAAAATTAAAAAATGAGCAGGGCCCAGGACTAGGGGCAGCTATGATTGCTGCGTATGGCTGCGGCTGGTTTGATTCGCTCGAGCAATGTTCGGATATGTTTAAGCAGGTAGAGCTTGTTGTTGAACCGCAAAAAGAGGCGGTAGTACGCTACCAGGAGTTATTTGCCATTTACCGTGAAATTTATCCGCAAACAAAAGAGATTACGAGAAAATTAAAAGCATTTCGGAGCTAGTTTTTCTGTGCGCGCCGGCACATTTTGTGCCGGCGTATTTGCTTTAAAGGATTGATTTCTTTTATAGTGGGCAGAAAAAGCAAAGAGTGCTGCCGTTGATATGATCCCCTTATAGTAGACAGAAAAAAGAAAGCCAATTAATCTGTCTACTATGGAGGGGATTTTTCTATGGGAAAAATACGAAAAACATATGATGCAAAGTTTAAAAAGAAAGCGGTGGATTTATATTTAAAAGAGGGCATGGGATACGAAACGGTGGCGAAAGAATTGGGTATTAGTCATTCCATGGTACGTCGATGGGTGAAACGCTATGAACAGGATGGAATACAAGGTCTGGAGGAAAAACGGGGCAAAGCGAAAGGACCAAATAAAGGAAGACCGAGAACTCGTCCGGAAGATCCTGAAACGAAAATCAAGCGTCTTGAGGCGGAAGTAGAGATGCTAAAAAAGCTCTTAAAGAGGTGAAAGGGGGAATGGAAGCAGTACCAGCTCACAAGAAGTTCGCGATCATTCAAGAAATGGCCGGGTGTTATGGTTCGATTCAACCATTATGTGAGATAGCAGGCGTATCTCGAAGCGGATATTACAAGTGGGTAAAACGACAGGAACGCCCTTCTCAGAAGCAATTAGAAGACGAGCAGCTAAAGGAAAAAATCAAAGAGTGCCATGAAGAAGGGAAAGGAATCTATGGGTATCGGAGAGTCAAAGTCTGGCTGAAACGGAAACACAAACTGGATATCAACCATAAACGAGTACAAAGGCTGATGAGGGAGATGGGAATCCGGGCGGTGATTCAGAAGAAACGGCCTTATTACGGAAAGAAAGAGCCTTATGTGATTTCGGACAATCATCTAAACCGAGATTTCCCCGCGCCAAAGCCAAACGAGAAGTGGGTTACAGATATTACCTATTTAATATTTAATGGGCAAAAGCTCTATTTGTCCGCCATTAAAGACCTATACAATAATGAAATCGTGGCCTACCATATCAGCCAAAGAAATGATATCAAACTGGGGCTCGACACGCTAAAAAAGGCCATAAAAAAACGGAATGTAAATGGACTCCTCCTCCATAGTGATCAGGGGTTCCAGTATACATCCCGTCCATACAACAACCTACTAAAAAGATACAATATAAAGGCCAGTATGTCCAGAAAAGGAAACTGCTTGGACAATGCCTGCATGGAAGACTTCTTCAGCCATTTCAAGGCAGAGTGTTTTCATCTGTACTCATTCCGCACGGCCGAAGAAGTGAAGGATGCCGTACACAAATATATTCGTTTTTATAACCATCAACGTTTTCAAAAGAAATTAAATAACCTGAGTCCTTATGAATATAGGACTCAGGCTGATTAAATGTGCTTTTTTATTCCTGTCTACTTGACAGGGGTCACTTCATATTTTTTTCGCTGTTGTTTTAGCTCAACTAATGGGTATGTCGATCAGTGGCTATATTGTTGATAAATGGGGATGGCATGCTCCGTTCTGGATAGGCGGAATTCTAGGGATGATTGGTGTAATCCTTTCTCTTTTTATTTATGAACCGAAAGATAAAGATATAAAACAGGCTTCTATACAAATGAAAGATCTTATCTTAGTGATGAGAGAGCCATTGCTTTTAAGGGCTTCTTTACTTTCCATTCTGGCTCATAGCATCATCTTTACTACATGTTTGGATTTATACCAATGTATGTGTTGCAAATAGGATTTTACGAGAATGACTTGAGCATGATTGTTTTTTCGTTTATAATTCCCCATGTATTAGCAACACTTTTTATGGAAAAATTGTTTGTTCCTGAAATCGCTTTAGCAGAAATTTTTATTAAATTTTTTATGATTGTGCGGTAAAATCATAGTGGTAAAAATTCTATTTTAGCAACGGGGAGATGGATGAGTGGGATCAGAAATCATGCAATTTTTCAAGAGATCGGCATGGAAGAGAATCGTTATTTTTTCTGTTTTAATTTTTATTCTTTACTTAGTCCGGAGCATTTTAAATATTATTTTGCTTACCTTTATTTTTTCCTTTTTAATGAATGGGCTTGTTGACTTTAT
Protein-coding regions in this window:
- a CDS encoding transposase, with translation MGKIRKTYDAKFKKKAVDLYLKEGMGYETVAKELGISHSMVRRWVKRYEQDGIQGLEEKRGKAKGPNKGRPRTRPEDPETKIKRLEAEVEMLKKLLKR
- a CDS encoding MFS transporter, with the translated sequence MSISGYIVDKWGWHAPFWIGGILGMIGVILSLFIYEPKDKDIKQASIQMKDLILVMREPLLLRASLLSILAHSIIFTTCLDLYQCMCCK
- a CDS encoding IS3 family transposase; the protein is MEAVPAHKKFAIIQEMAGCYGSIQPLCEIAGVSRSGYYKWVKRQERPSQKQLEDEQLKEKIKECHEEGKGIYGYRRVKVWLKRKHKLDINHKRVQRLMREMGIRAVIQKKRPYYGKKEPYVISDNHLNRDFPAPKPNEKWVTDITYLIFNGQKLYLSAIKDLYNNEIVAYHISQRNDIKLGLDTLKKAIKKRNVNGLLLHSDQGFQYTSRPYNNLLKRYNIKASMSRKGNCLDNACMEDFFSHFKAECFHLYSFRTAEEVKDAVHKYIRFYNHQRFQKKLNNLSPYEYRTQAD